CTGTTGCGGCATCTTCCCGCCCGGACACCAAAATGATGGGAAGGGTCGGGTCAATGAGTGCAAGTCGTGCAGCGAGTTGGGTGCCGCTGACTTCAGGCATGTCGTAGTCTGTGATGATCAGATCAAAGGGGGTCATGTCTTCAGCCACCCGGTTCATGGCTTTGACGGGATCATCCATGGCAATGGTTTCATACCCCATGGTCTCGAGCAAACGGGGCGTCGTATGCAACTGGTCCTGATCGTCTTCGACAAAGAGGATGCGGGCGTTTGTCGATGTTTTGCCGTTGGCGTTTCTCCCATTGTGCGAACTGGGCTTTTCGGATTGTGGCAAATAGATGGAAAAGACGGTTCCACCTCCCTGTCGAGGCGTGACCTGTACGCCTCCATTGTGACTTCGGATGATGCCGTGGACAACGGCCAAGCCGAGTCCTGTGCCTTCAGTCTTGTCTTTGGTCGAGAAAAAAGGATCGAATATTTTATCAAGTATATCCGGTGGAATACCAGGTCCATTGTCCTCCACAACCAGTCGGACATAGTCGCCGGGGGAGATGCCAAGCACGTCTGTGTCATCTGCCTTTAACGAAGCGTGATCCAGAGAGACCCGGATGACGCCTCCTGTTTCCCGCAAGGCGTGGAATGCATTGGTACAGAGGTTCATCGCCACCTGGTGAATCTGGGTGGGGTCGGCATGGACATGTGCTGGAGCCGGGGCGATGTGTGTTTTTACCTCAATGTTTCGCGGCATGGATGATTCCATTAATCCGAGGACTTCAGTGATGACCACACCTACATCCGTCGAACGGAATCCTTCTTTGGACGGACGGCTGAATGCCAGAATCTGTTTGACCACGCGGCCACCCCGTCGGGCTGCCTTGAGAACGCGTTTGAGATCTTTGCCTGTCACGCTGTCCGGGTCAATATCGCTGACCGCCAGTTCTGTCGAATTGATGATCGATGTCAGAATATTATTGAAATCATGGGCAATGCCTCCGGCAAGGGTGCCGATGGCTTCCATTTTTTGGGATTGCAACAGCTGCTTTTCCAAATTGCGTTCTTTGGTGATATTTTCCGCTGTGCTGAGAATACCCACAATTTGGCCCGATCGGTCATTAATCGGAACCTTGTTTATTTCAATCCAGGCCTGTTCCCCGTTCGCATCCAACAGCTTTTTTCGAACTTTGCGGAATGCCTGTCGATTTTGTGCAACCGCCATGTCCGCTTTGACCGCCCAATCGGCGTAACTGACGTCTCGCAGCACATCCCGGGACGTCTTGTTGACGACGCTGTCTTCTTCTTTGATTCCAAAAAAATCGGCAAAGGCACGATTGCTTCCCAAGTATCGTCCATTGATGCTTTTCCAGGAAACCAGTTGTGGCACGGTATCCATGAGTGTTTGCTGAAAAGCCAGTTGATCCTTGACCTTGCGTTCGACTTTGCGTCGTTCGATCATTCCATAGATCAGGAAAACAAGCACCAGAAGCAGCAGGGCAAAGCTGATAATAATGGTCCAGAAAAGCTCTTTTGGGAGTTCGTAAAAGGCCTTGGGTGTGTTGACGATCAGGCTTCCCGTGGGCAACAGCTTCTGATCGATGCCGAGCCGTTCCATGACCGTGTAGTCGAAGATATATTCGCCAATGGGTTTGTCATAGATGGGAATGTCTTCTGCCGGTGTCCCGTCCAGCACCTTGAGAGCGAGTTCAGCGGCGGTTTTCCCATGAAGGAAACCGGAAATCATATGTCCACCGACTGTCCCGTGACCGATAAGAAATCCCCAGCAAGTATAGATGGGCACGCTGGAATGTTTGGAGATGGATTCAACAACTTCTTGCGCTGTTGAAAAACGGCCATCGATGATTTGATAATAGGGAATGGCAAACAGGAAGGTATCGTCCGGGAGCGTGGTCACTCGATCCATGACAGCCTGCATGGAAATATCAATCCAATAATCAACGGTTAACCGTTCTTTGAATTGTGGGACAATGGCTTGAACTTGATGTTTGATGGCCGTGCCTGTGGTGGATGAGTCCGTGACAACGATCATGTGTTTTTTTTCAGGGTGGAGTTTCAGGGCCACTTCCAGCGTTTTTTTCATGTCGAAAAGTTCAACAACGCCGGTCATGTTGTCTTGCTGGAGTCCCTTTGCCTCATAGTCATTGACCCCACTGAATACAATGGGAACACCGGGGAACAGTTCTTCTCTGTGTTGGACGACAAAGGTGAACGCATCGTTGTCGGAGACCATCACCACGTCAAATTGTTTGGTGGCGAATTTCTCTTTGTAGAGCCGGACGAAAAGCGCAGTGACATCTTCGTAGTTGTATCGTTTGGCATCCATGTACTCTATCTGAAGATCTATTTTGTACTGACTTGTGTCCAATACGGACCGTGCGCCTTCGAGAATCGAGTCAGACCAGCCATACCCGTGGTGGTATGAATTCAGATACAAAACGGATTTTTTGGGTTTTTCGGCGGCAGCCAGCGTGGGCAGTAGAAAAATAACGCTGAGACAGTATACAATCCATTTCAATTTGTTCATATATCCTCGGCTATGGCACTTTTCATGCAATCTTGGTTGGGCTTTCTCAAACCTATGCAAAGGATGGGCCTTTGGCTGACAATGTCAAGTTTGAAACATGATCGCGGTGCCGTCAATTGCTGGTGAAAGAAGGCCTTTCTTGCTGTTTTTTCGTGGACACAGGGTGACAAAATACCAAAAAAGACATATTATTTGATACGTGTCGGAATGTTCTTTTTTCAACGTATTTTGTATTTATTTGTAATTATTGAATAAGGTGTAAGGTGAATGCAATGATTCGGCATATTGTCATGTGGACGTTGAAAGAGGAAGCTGAAGGGGCGACTGCCCGGGAAAATGCGATCAAGCTGAAAAAAATGTTGGAAGCCCTGAATGGGCGTATCGAGGGATTGCGTTCGTTGAGCGTCAGCTATGATATTCTTGCTGCTGATCCTGAGTGTCATCTTGTCTTGTGTTCCGACCATGATGACATCGATACCCTGGATTTATATCAGGGGCATCCTGAGCATCAACAGTGTGTCGCTTTCGTGAAAAAGGTGGCAGCCGGGCGCAA
This Pseudodesulfovibrio sp. JC047 DNA region includes the following protein-coding sequences:
- a CDS encoding Dabb family protein, coding for MIRHIVMWTLKEEAEGATARENAIKLKKMLEALNGRIEGLRSLSVSYDILAADPECHLVLCSDHDDIDTLDLYQGHPEHQQCVAFVKKVAAGRKVLDCVFEG
- a CDS encoding ABC transporter substrate binding protein; the encoded protein is MNKLKWIVYCLSVIFLLPTLAAAEKPKKSVLYLNSYHHGYGWSDSILEGARSVLDTSQYKIDLQIEYMDAKRYNYEDVTALFVRLYKEKFATKQFDVVMVSDNDAFTFVVQHREELFPGVPIVFSGVNDYEAKGLQQDNMTGVVELFDMKKTLEVALKLHPEKKHMIVVTDSSTTGTAIKHQVQAIVPQFKERLTVDYWIDISMQAVMDRVTTLPDDTFLFAIPYYQIIDGRFSTAQEVVESISKHSSVPIYTCWGFLIGHGTVGGHMISGFLHGKTAAELALKVLDGTPAEDIPIYDKPIGEYIFDYTVMERLGIDQKLLPTGSLIVNTPKAFYELPKELFWTIIISFALLLLVLVFLIYGMIERRKVERKVKDQLAFQQTLMDTVPQLVSWKSINGRYLGSNRAFADFFGIKEEDSVVNKTSRDVLRDVSYADWAVKADMAVAQNRQAFRKVRKKLLDANGEQAWIEINKVPINDRSGQIVGILSTAENITKERNLEKQLLQSQKMEAIGTLAGGIAHDFNNILTSIINSTELAVSDIDPDSVTGKDLKRVLKAARRGGRVVKQILAFSRPSKEGFRSTDVGVVITEVLGLMESSMPRNIEVKTHIAPAPAHVHADPTQIHQVAMNLCTNAFHALRETGGVIRVSLDHASLKADDTDVLGISPGDYVRLVVEDNGPGIPPDILDKIFDPFFSTKDKTEGTGLGLAVVHGIIRSHNGGVQVTPRQGGGTVFSIYLPQSEKPSSHNGRNANGKTSTNARILFVEDDQDQLHTTPRLLETMGYETIAMDDPVKAMNRVAEDMTPFDLIITDYDMPEVSGTQLAARLALIDPTLPIILVSGREDAATAAVDLPNIRRVVIKPYDKKDLSHAINAVLTQPEGE